One stretch of Phaeobacter inhibens DSM 16374 DNA includes these proteins:
- a CDS encoding TetR/AcrR family transcriptional regulator, with protein sequence MSDGQRKPTRIETTAKRRQQILEAAIMCFLETGYHQTGVRDIANRAGVSLGNLYNHFPGKHDVLVEIAALERAELAPFIDGLAQPRAPMKLLENFVKSYAKYLAVPENVILGLEITSEAIRKPDIARLFLANRNALVVALAKVLERGTNAGEMRGQLAPDDTAQMIVELIEGSAYRSVLDKVPMRHLRSSLLDFILAAVRPD encoded by the coding sequence ATGTCAGACGGCCAGCGCAAACCCACCCGGATTGAGACCACCGCCAAACGACGGCAGCAAATCCTCGAAGCGGCGATCATGTGTTTCCTCGAAACCGGCTATCATCAGACCGGTGTACGCGACATTGCAAATCGCGCAGGTGTCAGCCTCGGCAATCTCTACAATCATTTCCCGGGTAAACATGACGTGCTGGTGGAGATTGCCGCTCTGGAACGCGCGGAACTTGCCCCCTTTATCGACGGGCTTGCGCAACCACGCGCACCGATGAAGTTGCTCGAAAACTTCGTCAAATCCTATGCGAAATACCTCGCGGTGCCGGAGAATGTCATTCTCGGACTGGAAATCACCAGCGAAGCCATTCGCAAACCCGATATTGCCCGCCTCTTTCTCGCCAATCGCAACGCATTGGTCGTCGCACTCGCCAAGGTTCTGGAACGCGGAACAAATGCGGGTGAGATGCGTGGCCAGCTGGCTCCCGACGACACGGCGCAGATGATTGTCGAACTCATCGAAGGCAGCGCCTACCGCAGCGTGTTGGATAAGGTGCCAATGCGGCATCTGCGGAGCAGTCTTTTGGATTTCATTCTCGCGGCGGTGCGCCCGGATTAA
- a CDS encoding formylglycine-generating enzyme family protein, whose translation MPAATLHRPADRIVLLGLGALVAALILLVAIFPPRLSDGPAGGSIFQPELVPAVAEHNGQSVIYVMKHEVTVAEWNRCHADGGCALELRTRAKQDAGTTPATGLSYLDVSEYLAWINARSDGGYRLPRVAEWEHLAAPVLPEELDPIFTDPDLTWASTYLLGEQKSRALRPQGSYATTPDGIVDMDGNVWEWTQDCYAGASGASTSRCPAYFVAGEHLAAVPFLVRDPARGGCAVGSPPAHLGLRLVRDTPL comes from the coding sequence ATGCCCGCTGCCACATTGCACCGCCCCGCTGACCGGATTGTCCTGTTGGGTCTGGGCGCCCTTGTGGCGGCGCTGATCCTGTTGGTCGCCATATTTCCCCCCCGCCTGTCTGACGGACCCGCGGGGGGGAGTATCTTTCAGCCAGAACTGGTGCCTGCGGTCGCTGAGCATAACGGGCAGAGTGTTATTTACGTCATGAAACATGAGGTTACCGTAGCAGAGTGGAACCGCTGCCATGCCGACGGGGGTTGCGCGCTGGAACTGCGTACACGCGCCAAACAGGATGCAGGGACCACCCCTGCAACCGGGTTGAGCTATCTTGACGTGAGCGAATACCTGGCCTGGATCAATGCCCGCAGCGATGGCGGATATCGCCTGCCGCGTGTGGCGGAGTGGGAGCATCTCGCAGCACCCGTCCTCCCGGAAGAGCTCGACCCGATCTTCACCGATCCAGATCTCACTTGGGCATCAACCTATCTTCTGGGCGAACAGAAAAGCCGCGCCCTGCGTCCGCAGGGCAGCTATGCTACAACGCCGGATGGGATTGTTGATATGGACGGCAACGTCTGGGAATGGACACAGGATTGCTATGCCGGCGCCTCCGGTGCCAGCACCAGCCGCTGCCCGGCGTATTTTGTGGCGGGCGAACATCTGGCAGCGGTTCCATTCCTTGTCCGCGACCCAGCACGGGGCGGTTGCGCAGTGGGATCACCGCCAGCACATCTGGGCCTGAGGCTCGTCCGGGATACTCCACTTTAG
- the nirK gene encoding copper-containing nitrite reductase, with protein sequence MTKRFNPGLAQTSRRNVLRGTVLAGAAAMTGGLASSANGAGRRTSVPPLRGAAPQFLQAEAQAQAEAAPVDLSGYTRVKQELVAPPFAPQHEQVASGGPKIVEIELITEERLMMVDEDTGAEIWALTYNGSVPGPLIIVHEGDYVELTLRNPTDSQMEHNIDFHASTGALGGGGLTHVFPGEETVLRWKATKPGCFTYHCAPGGAMIPYHVTHGMNGAIMVLPRDGLKDGEGNPLRYDSIAYIGEQDYYLPMDENGDYRTYELAGDDYADSMDAMRTLVPTHSVFNGAVGALTGDNALRAKVGETVLMIHNQANRDSRPHLIGGHGNYVWETGSFTDAPLTGIESWFVRGGSAMAAMYTFEQPGVYAYVNHNLIEAVLLGATAHFVVDGAWDNALMEQVVAPRSFET encoded by the coding sequence ATGACCAAACGTTTCAACCCCGGGCTTGCTCAGACAAGCCGTCGCAACGTGCTGCGCGGAACTGTTCTTGCCGGTGCTGCGGCGATGACCGGCGGGCTGGCCTCCTCGGCAAACGGGGCCGGCCGTCGGACATCGGTGCCACCGTTGCGCGGTGCTGCGCCCCAGTTCCTTCAAGCCGAAGCACAGGCACAGGCTGAGGCGGCCCCGGTGGATCTGTCGGGGTATACCCGCGTCAAACAAGAACTGGTTGCACCGCCGTTCGCGCCCCAACATGAGCAGGTTGCATCCGGCGGGCCGAAGATCGTCGAGATTGAACTGATCACTGAAGAGCGGCTGATGATGGTGGATGAGGACACCGGCGCCGAGATCTGGGCGCTGACCTACAACGGGTCTGTTCCCGGTCCGCTGATCATCGTGCATGAGGGCGACTATGTCGAACTCACGCTGCGCAACCCGACGGACAGTCAGATGGAACACAACATCGACTTTCACGCCTCGACCGGAGCGCTCGGGGGCGGCGGCCTCACCCATGTCTTCCCGGGCGAAGAAACCGTCCTGCGCTGGAAAGCAACCAAACCTGGCTGCTTCACCTATCACTGTGCGCCCGGCGGCGCGATGATCCCCTATCATGTCACCCACGGAATGAATGGTGCCATCATGGTGCTGCCGCGCGATGGCCTCAAAGACGGCGAGGGCAATCCACTGCGCTATGACAGCATCGCCTATATCGGTGAGCAGGATTACTATCTGCCGATGGACGAAAACGGCGACTATCGCACCTACGAACTGGCAGGCGACGATTACGCCGACAGTATGGACGCGATGCGGACGCTGGTGCCGACCCACTCGGTCTTCAACGGCGCTGTCGGCGCCCTGACCGGCGACAACGCACTGCGCGCGAAGGTCGGCGAGACGGTTCTGATGATCCATAATCAGGCCAACCGCGACTCCCGTCCGCACCTGATCGGCGGCCATGGCAACTATGTCTGGGAGACCGGGTCATTCACCGACGCGCCGCTGACCGGTATCGAAAGCTGGTTTGTTCGTGGCGGCAGCGCCATGGCAGCCATGTACACCTTCGAACAACCCGGCGTTTATGCCTATGTGAACCACAATCTGATTGAGGCGGTTCTGCTGGGGGCCACGGCCCATTTCGTCGTCGATGGCGCCTGGGACAATGCGCTGATGGAACAGGTGGTTGCTCCGCGCAGCTTTGAAACCTGA
- a CDS encoding Crp/Fnr family transcriptional regulator, whose amino-acid sequence MRHLHESLLRPLPPFSQLADAQIRTILDHASSRGVGPGQTVFAEGDPAETFYLLLDGTIRVVRISSDGEQVTSLHIPPGQLFGIARALGRDSYPATAVAASEALMLCWPTSLWDSFIVDYPGFATETYKTVGARIGEMNARIMEMSTQHVEQRVARALLRLINQSGIKVAQGIEIGFPITRQDVSELTGTTLHTVSRLLSAWEKDGMVSSKRKKITICDPHRLMLLSDP is encoded by the coding sequence GTGCGCCACCTACATGAAAGCCTGCTTCGTCCGCTTCCGCCATTCTCGCAGCTGGCCGACGCGCAGATCCGCACGATCCTTGACCACGCCAGCAGTCGCGGAGTTGGTCCCGGCCAAACGGTCTTTGCCGAAGGTGATCCTGCGGAGACATTCTATTTGCTGCTGGATGGTACCATTCGGGTCGTGCGTATTTCCAGCGACGGTGAACAGGTGACCTCCCTGCATATTCCGCCCGGACAGCTATTTGGAATTGCGCGGGCACTGGGGCGCGACAGCTATCCGGCCACCGCCGTTGCCGCGAGCGAGGCGCTGATGCTTTGCTGGCCGACCTCACTGTGGGACAGTTTCATCGTCGACTACCCAGGCTTTGCCACAGAGACCTATAAAACGGTCGGTGCCCGTATTGGTGAGATGAACGCCCGTATCATGGAAATGTCGACACAACATGTCGAACAGCGTGTTGCGCGCGCTTTGCTACGTCTGATCAATCAATCCGGCATCAAAGTCGCTCAGGGGATCGAGATCGGGTTTCCGATCACCCGTCAGGATGTTTCAGAACTCACAGGTACCACATTGCATACCGTCAGCCGCCTGCTCAGCGCTTGGGAGAAGGACGGGATGGTCAGCAGCAAGCGCAAGAAGATCACCATCTGTGACCCCCATCGGCTGATGCTCCTCAGTGATCCATAA
- a CDS encoding DUF1858 domain-containing protein: protein MPPPKLDDPDLPLDVLMTTWPETVRVFMDHDMLCVGCMVSPFHSVSEACAEYHLDEVVFRAALADAVEAAHRRWG from the coding sequence ATGCCGCCGCCAAAACTGGACGACCCCGACCTGCCGCTGGATGTCCTAATGACAACCTGGCCGGAGACGGTCCGGGTTTTCATGGACCACGATATGCTTTGTGTTGGCTGTATGGTCAGCCCGTTCCACTCCGTCAGCGAAGCCTGTGCGGAATATCATCTGGATGAAGTGGTGTTTCGGGCTGCGTTGGCAGACGCAGTAGAGGCCGCGCACCGGCGTTGGGGCTGA
- a CDS encoding c-type cytochrome has translation MAEFLTKSRARNVFYGGSIFFVVVFIGMTVHSHRYVVTTSTAGMPLTEAVALGKRVWERHSCINCHTLHGEGAYFAPEVGNVMTRWGVQDEPEEAFEILNSWMESQPSGVEGRRQMPYFELTEEETRGLAEFLRWADQTDTQGWPPNDAG, from the coding sequence ATGGCTGAATTTCTGACCAAGTCGCGGGCGCGCAATGTGTTCTACGGGGGATCGATTTTTTTCGTCGTGGTGTTCATTGGCATGACCGTGCACAGCCACCGCTATGTGGTGACGACCTCCACCGCAGGAATGCCCCTGACCGAAGCCGTCGCACTGGGCAAACGGGTCTGGGAACGACACTCCTGCATCAATTGCCACACGCTACACGGTGAGGGGGCATATTTTGCGCCGGAGGTCGGCAATGTGATGACCAGATGGGGTGTTCAGGATGAACCGGAAGAGGCTTTCGAAATCTTGAATAGCTGGATGGAGAGTCAGCCCAGCGGTGTCGAGGGTCGCCGTCAGATGCCTTATTTCGAGTTGACCGAAGAGGAAACCCGCGGCTTGGCCGAATTCCTGCGATGGGCGGATCAGACCGACACTCAGGGCTGGCCGCCGAATGACGCGGGCTAA
- a CDS encoding cbb3-type cytochrome c oxidase subunit I encodes MKYQSQKVAQAYFICAMALFAIQVLGGLLAGWVYVSPNFLSELLPFNIIRMLHTNALIVWLLLGFFGAAYFLIPEESEREIYSVKLAYLQLAILMIGTLGAVGSYLVGIHGGREFLEQPLWVKFGILVAALIFLFNVSMTVLAGKKTAITNVLLMGLWLLSLLWIFAFINPENLSLDKMYWWFVVHLWVEATWELVMAAILAFLLLKLTGVDREVVEKWLYVIVATALFSGILGTGHHFYWIGLPGYWQWVGSIFSTFEVIPFFLMMSFAFVMVWKGRKNHPNKAALLWSLGSSTVAFFGAGVWGFLHTLHGVNFYSHGTQITAAHGHLSFYGAYVALNLAIFTYAMPMLRGRAPYNQVLNMASFWLMTGGMAFMTFVLTFAGTIQTHMQRVIGDYYMDVQDSLSIFYLMRFGAGAAVVIGALLFIYALLVVRKDEVIAPGPSHKASTVAGE; translated from the coding sequence ATGAAATATCAATCTCAAAAGGTCGCTCAGGCCTATTTCATCTGCGCAATGGCGCTGTTCGCAATTCAGGTCCTCGGCGGGTTATTGGCAGGTTGGGTCTATGTCTCCCCCAATTTCCTGTCAGAGCTGCTGCCCTTCAATATTATCCGTATGCTGCATACCAATGCGCTGATCGTCTGGTTGCTGCTCGGCTTCTTCGGCGCGGCCTATTTCCTGATCCCGGAAGAATCGGAGCGGGAGATTTACTCGGTCAAACTGGCCTATCTGCAGCTTGCAATCCTGATGATCGGTACACTTGGGGCGGTTGGCTCCTATCTTGTTGGTATTCACGGTGGGCGCGAATTTCTGGAGCAACCGCTCTGGGTGAAGTTCGGTATCCTCGTCGCCGCGCTGATTTTCCTCTTCAATGTGTCGATGACAGTGCTAGCGGGGAAGAAAACCGCGATCACCAATGTGTTGTTGATGGGGCTATGGCTGCTGTCGCTGCTGTGGATCTTCGCCTTCATCAACCCGGAAAACCTCTCGCTGGATAAGATGTACTGGTGGTTTGTTGTCCACCTCTGGGTGGAAGCAACCTGGGAGCTGGTGATGGCAGCGATCCTCGCCTTCCTGTTGCTGAAGCTGACCGGGGTTGACCGAGAAGTGGTGGAAAAATGGCTTTATGTTATCGTCGCCACCGCTCTTTTCTCCGGGATTCTGGGCACTGGTCACCATTTCTACTGGATCGGTTTACCCGGCTATTGGCAGTGGGTCGGCTCGATCTTCTCAACGTTTGAGGTGATCCCTTTCTTCCTGATGATGTCCTTTGCCTTCGTGATGGTCTGGAAGGGACGTAAGAACCACCCCAACAAGGCCGCTCTTTTGTGGTCGCTCGGGTCCAGCACTGTTGCCTTCTTCGGTGCGGGTGTTTGGGGGTTCCTGCATACGCTGCATGGGGTCAATTTCTACAGTCACGGCACCCAGATCACTGCTGCACATGGGCATCTTTCCTTCTACGGGGCCTATGTGGCGCTGAACCTCGCGATCTTCACTTATGCGATGCCAATGCTGCGTGGACGGGCACCGTATAATCAGGTTCTGAATATGGCGAGCTTCTGGCTGATGACCGGTGGGATGGCCTTCATGACCTTCGTGCTGACCTTTGCCGGTACCATCCAGACCCATATGCAGCGCGTCATTGGGGACTACTACATGGATGTGCAGGACAGCCTGTCGATTTTCTATCTGATGCGGTTCGGGGCTGGGGCTGCGGTCGTGATCGGGGCTTTGCTGTTCATCTACGCGCTTTTGGTGGTGCGCAAGGACGAGGTGATTGCACCCGGTCCGTCGCATAAAGCCAGCACTGTTGCGGGGGAGTAA
- a CDS encoding CbbQ/NirQ/NorQ/GpvN family protein has translation MNMHTPRPIPRYHEIAQECALFETAHAQGLPLLLKGPTGCGKTRFVEHMAVRLDRPLYTVACHDDLSAADLIGRYLLKGGDTHWVDGPLTRAVREGGICYLDEIVEARKDVTVVLHPLTDNRRMLMIDRTGEELVAPPGFMLVASYNPGYQNVLKRLKPSTRQRFLSASFDFPNPASESAIVAQESGLDASRVRPLVRLAGHIRALSGMDLEEGVSTRLLIYTASLIHRGMPIETALEAAIIEPLTDEEDIKQALRDLIATIYG, from the coding sequence ATGAACATGCACACCCCCCGTCCGATCCCGCGCTACCATGAGATTGCTCAGGAATGCGCATTGTTCGAAACCGCCCATGCCCAAGGCCTGCCCCTTCTGTTGAAGGGGCCGACCGGCTGCGGCAAGACACGCTTTGTCGAACATATGGCAGTTAGGCTGGATCGGCCGCTTTATACCGTGGCCTGCCATGATGATCTCTCCGCCGCTGACCTGATTGGCCGGTATTTGCTGAAAGGAGGCGATACCCATTGGGTTGATGGTCCACTGACCCGCGCTGTGCGCGAGGGGGGGATCTGCTATCTGGATGAGATTGTCGAGGCGCGCAAGGACGTCACTGTGGTTCTTCATCCACTAACCGACAACCGCCGCATGCTGATGATTGATCGCACCGGCGAAGAACTGGTGGCGCCGCCCGGCTTCATGCTGGTTGCTTCTTACAATCCCGGCTACCAGAACGTGCTGAAGCGGCTCAAACCTTCGACACGGCAACGGTTTCTCTCGGCCAGTTTTGATTTCCCGAATCCGGCGTCGGAGAGTGCCATCGTCGCACAGGAAAGCGGGCTGGATGCGTCTAGGGTGCGACCGCTGGTGCGATTGGCCGGTCATATCCGGGCCCTGTCAGGGATGGATCTTGAAGAGGGCGTGTCGACCCGGCTGCTGATCTACACTGCAAGTCTGATCCACCGCGGTATGCCGATTGAAACGGCGCTGGAGGCCGCGATCATCGAACCCCTCACCGACGAAGAGGACATCAAACAAGCGCTGCGCGATCTGATCGCGACAATCTACGGGTAG
- a CDS encoding nitric oxide reductase activation protein NorD, whose translation MKLLDLMEPEETVGNLWHDMASNLAGEVAEDGATLSAAACRLQDLRPSLAVLFRALGGAASVDLVEAPATVAQHRRSLTHRVAADRMREFIPCYDGRRLALPPVMACFPRYELNRATYFWLVAQAAVAEGAELRPQSEKLARAADLARIRVTLNASRRAAQQCPGLRETYQQMASLCLQQRKAQPPHAADRLVAEQVVAALSQDPWEVTAGQPFSAELPTEAGVGRYLPFAPVPFWLRFEAPGHSVVAAEEPADQTSPLPTAASSSRKLGARIDQDQARRKDSFILHRFESILSWVESMNINRSVDDDDPDNAQKAAEDQDLIPLTKHDRRLASRLRLHLDLSPADAEHERLSAEFTYPEWNHRSQSEMADHCRVLEAAAQPDTKHPFQPDLRQIRMVRRQFEALRPRRILQPRQVEGAELDLDAVISNQADLAATGRGSDRLWQSARQQQRDLSVAFLIDTSRSTEAAIADSSVIEIARNAMAALAFGIDVAGDRLAIWGFSSLRRDRVFLTRCKGFDMPMSDAVTANIGALQPGHYTRLGAAIRHVSTRLAAEPSSRKLLIVLTDGKPNDLDHYEGQHGIEDSRMAVRSARSVGQSLHGIIIDEDGQDWFARIFGRGGFSLLPNPARLSRALPDIYRSLTQEN comes from the coding sequence ATGAAATTGCTCGACCTGATGGAGCCGGAGGAAACTGTTGGCAACCTCTGGCACGATATGGCCAGCAATCTCGCCGGTGAGGTCGCAGAGGATGGCGCGACGCTGTCTGCTGCGGCCTGCCGGTTGCAGGATCTGAGGCCAAGCCTGGCAGTGCTGTTTCGCGCTTTGGGCGGGGCCGCGTCGGTCGATCTGGTCGAGGCACCCGCAACAGTGGCGCAACATCGACGCTCCCTTACGCACCGGGTTGCGGCGGACCGAATGCGCGAATTCATTCCCTGCTATGATGGTAGGCGATTGGCCCTGCCCCCAGTGATGGCCTGCTTTCCCCGTTATGAGTTGAACCGGGCCACGTACTTCTGGCTGGTCGCGCAGGCTGCGGTTGCCGAGGGCGCAGAGCTGCGACCGCAGTCGGAGAAATTGGCGCGCGCCGCCGATCTGGCACGGATCCGGGTTACTCTCAACGCCAGCCGCCGCGCCGCCCAACAGTGCCCCGGCCTGCGGGAAACCTATCAACAAATGGCAAGTCTATGCTTGCAACAGCGCAAGGCGCAGCCGCCGCATGCCGCTGACCGGCTGGTCGCAGAACAGGTTGTCGCGGCTTTGTCTCAGGACCCTTGGGAGGTCACGGCCGGTCAGCCGTTTAGCGCGGAACTGCCGACGGAGGCGGGGGTGGGGCGCTATCTGCCTTTTGCACCAGTGCCGTTCTGGCTCCGCTTCGAGGCCCCCGGTCATTCCGTGGTGGCTGCGGAAGAGCCCGCCGATCAGACAAGTCCCTTGCCCACTGCGGCAAGCAGCAGTCGCAAGCTGGGCGCGCGCATTGATCAGGATCAGGCGCGCCGGAAGGACAGCTTCATCTTGCATCGGTTTGAATCCATCCTGTCCTGGGTGGAGTCGATGAATATCAACCGCAGTGTCGATGATGACGACCCTGACAATGCTCAAAAGGCCGCAGAGGATCAGGATCTGATCCCGCTCACCAAACATGACCGCCGGTTGGCGTCCCGGTTGCGGTTGCATCTGGACCTGTCGCCCGCAGATGCCGAACACGAACGGTTGAGCGCTGAATTCACCTATCCCGAATGGAACCATCGCAGCCAAAGCGAGATGGCGGATCACTGTCGCGTGCTTGAGGCGGCCGCTCAGCCTGACACCAAGCACCCCTTTCAGCCCGATCTCCGCCAGATCCGGATGGTTCGTCGCCAATTCGAAGCGCTGCGCCCACGTCGGATCTTGCAACCACGCCAAGTCGAAGGCGCTGAACTGGACCTGGATGCGGTTATCTCTAACCAAGCGGATCTGGCGGCGACCGGACGTGGCAGTGACCGGCTCTGGCAGAGCGCACGCCAGCAGCAGCGCGATCTATCGGTCGCTTTTCTGATCGACACCTCACGGTCCACCGAGGCCGCGATTGCCGACAGCAGCGTGATTGAGATCGCCCGCAATGCAATGGCGGCGCTGGCTTTCGGGATTGATGTGGCAGGCGACCGATTGGCGATCTGGGGGTTCTCATCCCTGCGCCGTGACCGGGTGTTCCTGACCCGCTGCAAGGGGTTTGACATGCCGATGTCCGATGCCGTCACCGCCAATATCGGCGCGCTGCAACCGGGCCACTACACCCGTCTTGGGGCAGCGATCCGCCACGTCAGCACCCGGCTGGCTGCAGAGCCATCCAGCCGCAAGCTGTTGATTGTCCTTACAGACGGCAAGCCCAATGATTTGGACCATTATGAAGGCCAGCATGGTATTGAGGACAGCCGCATGGCCGTGCGCAGCGCCCGCAGCGTCGGCCAAAGCCTGCATGGCATCATCATCGACGAAGACGGACAGGACTGGTTCGCACGGATTTTCGGCCGCGGCGGGTTTTCGCTACTGCCGAACCCTGCCCGATTGTCGCGTGCCCTGCCCGACATCTACCGAAGCCTGACACAGGAGAACTGA
- a CDS encoding NnrS family protein: MTVTTDAGRKETNASSWAPAILSYGFRPFFFLAALWAGLAMIAWIGQLSGVLTLPIMRDPVSWHAKAFLFGYLSAVLAGFLLTAAPNWTGGAPLNGWPLLGLVLLWLAGRVTDLYTADLPAVVVACVDVSFPLILGAVILREVIAGRNWRNLVVLVLLGLHTLALLLVHLETAGGGYPAQGLGMRLGLATVIGMICLIGGRIIPSFTGNWLLKMGVDARPASPMQRLDKFVFAISLPALGIWVAAPDHIAAAVALTIFAMGHLLRLARWQGHRTAAEPLLAVLHLAYAMVPCGAVLMAISKIPHVPLDTAAAQHLWMAGAIGMMTLAVMIRATLGHTGRRLVAGPGAKLILLAVLVASVIRIVAGIGVGSAGWLYHLSAAAWCTAFFGYALVYGAALFSARRAAVQA; encoded by the coding sequence ATGACAGTGACAACAGACGCAGGTCGCAAGGAGACAAACGCGTCATCCTGGGCACCTGCCATTCTCTCCTACGGTTTTCGCCCGTTTTTCTTTCTCGCCGCGCTTTGGGCCGGTCTGGCGATGATCGCCTGGATCGGACAGCTGAGCGGTGTACTCACGCTCCCGATCATGCGGGATCCGGTCTCCTGGCATGCCAAGGCATTCCTGTTTGGGTACCTCAGCGCAGTTCTGGCAGGCTTCCTGCTCACGGCGGCCCCAAATTGGACTGGAGGCGCGCCGCTCAATGGATGGCCGTTGCTGGGTTTGGTCCTGCTCTGGCTGGCAGGGCGCGTCACCGATCTCTATACCGCAGATCTGCCTGCCGTCGTCGTGGCCTGTGTCGATGTGAGTTTTCCGCTCATCCTAGGAGCCGTAATCCTGCGTGAGGTTATCGCCGGAAGAAACTGGCGCAACCTTGTTGTTCTAGTGTTGTTGGGGCTGCACACATTGGCGTTGCTATTGGTACATCTGGAGACGGCAGGAGGTGGATACCCCGCCCAAGGTCTCGGCATGCGTTTGGGATTAGCAACGGTGATTGGCATGATCTGTCTCATTGGCGGTCGCATCATCCCCAGTTTCACGGGCAATTGGCTCCTTAAGATGGGTGTTGATGCCCGTCCCGCCAGCCCGATGCAGCGCCTCGACAAATTTGTCTTTGCTATCAGCCTGCCTGCCCTTGGCATCTGGGTTGCGGCGCCGGATCATATCGCGGCGGCTGTTGCACTAACGATCTTTGCGATGGGGCATCTGCTGCGCCTGGCGCGCTGGCAGGGACACCGCACAGCGGCGGAGCCATTGCTTGCCGTGCTGCATCTGGCCTATGCGATGGTTCCCTGCGGCGCGGTCCTCATGGCTATTTCAAAGATCCCGCACGTGCCACTGGACACAGCCGCAGCTCAGCACCTCTGGATGGCAGGCGCCATTGGCATGATGACCCTCGCCGTGATGATACGTGCCACGCTGGGCCATACCGGGCGACGGCTGGTGGCGGGTCCCGGCGCAAAATTGATCTTGCTGGCGGTTCTGGTGGCGAGTGTCATCCGAATTGTCGCCGGGATTGGCGTGGGTAGCGCTGGTTGGCTTTATCACCTCTCGGCCGCGGCATGGTGTACGGCGTTCTTTGGATACGCACTGGTATACGGGGCAGCTCTTTTCTCGGCCAGACGAGCTGCCGTGCAGGCATAG